One stretch of Tribolium castaneum strain GA2 chromosome 5, icTriCast1.1, whole genome shotgun sequence DNA includes these proteins:
- the LOC107397948 gene encoding pickpocket protein 28, whose translation MGATDREPDCHIFRNSKNTRYDIETIKEYMQALGSFYDFDHTKTPKLLTLQKILEQFPQIEHFRPGNLIKWLAPSCDDLIINCSWKNEQRNCSELFQQRLSFEGSCCMFNYVKNTVENISDNFRNRKIMSGDAGINYGLTIELNNQIDDYFYTQHASLGANIHIFNPDDYPDKNSGGLTEQLVGLSREFYMQLETIGFRSVPEVIDYSVDKRMCYFEFEKTTAFGLYSESDCLVDCRIKSMIGLCGCVPFMIPQNRSRVCGFSDMHCLNKFRNKWESLAPPDGFQEASLLREAHHSLRCERCYPVCESFLYNMATNNEFFPSFGNNSLLHIYYVDRFSTIYKQDIQNYWFEIISKLGSLFGLMLGASLVSLLEIIVSLAHKAYKLFEETKFDDDFCECCIWTI comes from the exons ATGGGAGCAACTGACCGCGAACCCGACTGTCACATATTTAGAAA TTCGAAAAACACCCGTTATGATATCGAAACTATAAAGGagtatatgcaagcgcttggCAGTTTTTACGATTTTGACCACACCAAAACCCCAAAATTATTAACACTTCAGAAAATCCTGGAACAGTTTCCCCAAATTGAACATTTTAGGCCTGGTAATCTTATCAAATGG cTTGCTCCGTCCTGTGATGATTTAATAATCAACTGCAGTTGGAAAAATGAGCAAAGGAACTGCAGCGAGCTCTTCCAGCAAAGGTTATCCTTCGAAGGCTCCTGCTGCATGTTTAATTACGTTAAAAACACCGttgaaaa TATCAGTGATAATTTCCGTAATAGAAAGATAATGTCTGGAGACGCGGGGATAAACTACGGTCTTACCATTGAGCTAAATAACCAAATTGATGATTATTTTTACACACAACATGCTTCTTTGGGCGCTAAC ataCACATTTTCAATCCTGACGATTATCCGGACAAAAATAGTGGCGGATTAACTGAACAACTCGTCGGATTGTCCAGGGAATTTTATATGCAACTTGAAACGATTGGCTTTCGGTCGGTTCCAGAGGTCATTGATTATTCAGTTGATAAG CGAATGTGTTACTTCGAGTTTGAGAAAACCACCGCATTCGGTCTTTATTCCGAAAGCGACTGTTTAGTAGACTGCAGAATCAAAAGTATGATCGGATTGTGTGGTTGTGTGCCTTTTATGATCCCGCAAAATCGATCCCGAGTTTGTGGTTTTTCAGACATGCACTGCCTTAACAAATTCCGAA ATAAATGGGAATCTTTAGCTCCTCCAGACGGTTTTCAGGAAGCATCACTACTTCGAGAAGCTCATCATTCTCTCAGATGTGAGCGATGTTATCCAGTTTGTGAGAGTTTCTTGTATAATATGGCCACAAATAATGAGTTTTTCCC TTCATTTGGAAATAACAGTCTTCTACATATTTATTACGTTGACCGTTTCTCAACAATTTACAAACAAGACATTCAAAACTACTGGTTTGAGATAATAA GCAAACTTGGAAGCTTGTTTGGGCTTATGTTAGGCGCCAGTTTGGTAAGCTTGTTAGAAATCATCGTTTCGTTAGCACACAAAGCTTACAAACTTTTTGAAGAAACTAAATTTGACGATGACTTTTGTGAATGTTGTATTTggacaatttaa